From Helicoverpa armigera isolate CAAS_96S chromosome 17, ASM3070526v1, whole genome shotgun sequence, one genomic window encodes:
- the LOC126055834 gene encoding pancreatic triacylglycerol lipase, producing the protein MKKSLLCLLVFTVYAVSAVPVPELSELPVASEYSEDRMYPRYIEFPDGEGNLHTVDLEAEPDMELLDEIERNPANNQYLLFTRRNPRNAQTLRINNANSITSSNFNARVPTVVIAHGWLSNQHTDINPTIRDAYLGKSDVNVIVLDWRRLALSDYATAARGVPAVGRGLGQFLAFLHSVTGAPYNSMHLVGFSLGAHLVGNAGREIGGRAARVTALDPAGPLWNYNSNRVNPRDGVYVEAIHTDGGYTIGGLGIGSNVANADFYPNGGISQPGCLTNLCNHNRAWELFAATVTYNHLVGRLCANNSQLSLNTCRGAQLRMGNDDLRKTGSGMYRLDTGRRYPY; encoded by the exons ATGAAGAAGTCACTATTGTGTTTACTCGTTTTTACGG TATACGCCGTGTCTGCGGTGCCAGTACCAGAATTGTCTGAGTTGCCAGTAGCCTCAGAGTACTCTGAGGATCGCATGTACCCGCGATACATCGAATTCCCCGATGGCGAGGGTAACTTGCACACCGTGGACCTCGAGGCTGAGCCTGACATGGAACTCCTTGACGAGATCGAAAGGAACCCAGCCAACAACCAGTACTTGCTGTTCACCAG acGCAACCCCAGAAACGCTCAAACGTTGAGGATCAACAACGCGAACTCCATCACTAGCTCCAACTTCAATGCTCGTGTACCCACCGTGGTTATCGCTCACGGCTGGCTCAGCAACCAACACACTGACATCAACCCCACCATTAGGGATG CTTACTTGGGCAAGAGTGACGTGAACGTCATTGTCTTGGACTGGAGAAGACTAGCTTTGTCTGACTACGCTACTGCAGCGAGAGGTGTACCCGCCGTCGGTCGTGGTCTTGGACAGTTCCTGGCTTTCTTGCACTCAGTGACCGGAGCACCTTACAACTCCATGCACCTGGTCGGCTTCAGCTTGGGCGCTCACCTTGTCGGTAACGCTGGAAGAGAAATTGGAGGAAGAGCCGCCCGTGTTACAG CTTTGGACCCTGCTGGACCTCTATGGAACTACAACTCCAACCGTGTCAACCCCCGTGATGGTGTCTACGTCGAGGCTATCCACACCGATGGAGGTTACACCATCGGCGGTCTCGGTATCGGCTCAAACGTGGCTAACGCTGACTTCTACCCCAACGGCGGTATCTCCCAGCCTGGCTGCCTCACCAACCTCTGCAACCACAACCGTGCTTGGGAACTGTTTGCCGCTACTGTTACCTACAACCACTTGGTTGGCCGTCTGTGCGCCAACAACTCTCAGCTATCCTTGAACACATGCCGCGGTGCTCAACTTCGTATGGGCAACGATGACTTAAGAAAGACTGG ATCTGGAATGTACCGTTTGGACACTGGCAGAAGATATCCTTACTAA
- the LOC126055697 gene encoding pancreatic triacylglycerol lipase, protein MRKSLLCLLIIAVYTASAVPVTSEYSEDRTYPRYIEFPDGEGKMHTVDLEAEPDMELLNEIERNPANNLYLLYTRRNPRNSQTLVINNANSIRNSNFNAAHPTVVVAHGWLSNQNTNINPTIRDAYLNKAETNVIILDWRRLALSDYATAARGVPAVGRGLGQFLAFLNSVTGQAFTSMHLVGFSLGAHLVGNAGRELGGRAARVTALDPAGPLWNYNSNRVNPRDGVYVEAIHTDGGYTIGGLGIGSNVANADFYPNGGISQPGCLTNLCNHNRAWELFAATVTYNHLVGRLCTSQTQLTWNTCRGAQLRMGNDDLRKTGSGMYRLDTGRRYPY, encoded by the exons ATGCGGAAGTCTCTCTTGTGCTTGCTAATTATTGCGG TTTATACCGCTTCTGCGGTGCCAGTGACCTCAGAGTACTCTGAGGATCGCACGTACCCGCGATACATCGAGTTTCCCGATGGCGAGGGTAAAATGCACACCGTGGACCTCGAGGCTGAGCCTGACATGGAACTCCTCAACGAGATTGAAAGGAACCCAGCCAACAACTTGTACCTACTATATACAAG GCGCAACCCCAGGAACTCTCAAACCTTGGTGATCAACAACGCCAACTCTATCAGGAACTCTAACTTTAATGCTGCTCATCCCACCGTGGTAGTCGCTCACGGCTGGCTCAGCAACCAGAACACCAACATCAATCCCACCATCAGAGATG CTTACTTGAACAAGGCTGAAACTAATGTTATTATCCTGGACTGGAGAAGATTGGCGTTATCTGACTACGCCACAGCGGCTCGAGGTGTGCCCGCAGTCGGCCGTGGTCTTGGACAGTTCCTGGCTTTCCTAAACAGTGTGACTGGTCAGGCTTTCACCAGCATGCACTTGGTCGGCTTCAGCTTGGGCGCTCACCTTGTTGGTAACGCTGGCAGAGAACTCGGAGGAAGAGCCGCCCGAGTCACAG CTTTGGACCCTGCTGGACCTCTATGGAACTACAACTCCAACCGTGTCAACCCTCGTGACGGTGTCTACGTCGAGGCTATCCACACCGATGGAGGTTACACCATCGGCGGTCTCGGTATCGGCTCCAACGTGGCTAACGCTGACTTCTACCCCAACGGCGGTATCTCCCAGCCTGGCTGCCTCACCAACCTCTGCAACCACAACCGTGCTTGGGAACTGTTTGCCGCTACTGTTACCTACAACCACTTGGTTGGCCGTCTGTGCACCAGCCAAACCCAATTGACATGGAACACATGCCGTGGTGCTCAACTTCGTATGGGCAACGATGACTTAAGGAAGACTGG atCTGGAATGTACCGTTTGGACACTGGCAGGAGATACCCATACTAA